Proteins from a genomic interval of Polaribacter sejongensis:
- a CDS encoding AAA family ATPase, translating into MNHNSTFPIKQNELDMLRDEASGYLKSIQWEQSDRAKNKDKDAKDESILLYLSRANSGSNVEVTSVSKTILALKKRLLPDSIAIPVYLNQTLYAVQEGLTLGIWIKDNYYDSSGLSSLHERKSALDSQGKREFESKMQTATAFQLFATSYKILHDLKPHASDDLSVMKQKFAGIPEVSLLSPLKGIACSLFYFDKYLGHPEIVKSDKDVIDFTVVFYEALIDEIQLRKSSLEYTETIIDRTYKLENSDFAVSGWDNVFSGTAKSIEFNKIQFEQIVGNKDAKHFARRLTERMLSYDFDAKKNPFQELGGFMPVFMGYGIPGTGKSMLIAAIATRLKEHSDNLDIPFLFHPMPDTLISTFQGGSAEKMVEWMKPMQDPTKLIFAPIDDAENNLQERTTQGVSAGVKEVIGVFLRYTEGAYAVNYGNSSIGLFTNLPEMLDKAVISRVQGRFKIDGARTEHDFLDQDYIWWKKFEKTMPDFVNMQDPSNYEFLKDQGLTKSMGEILGSVEKPSEQRVMEAYDRAEKNHRSNEHLFFAILYKEIQKIFPFFSSRDVRNIQSAISLRLTDFDLEPDWFENPEIYFKQKYETKFNMLQELMKSNMKGLNFSEIRRQEVVRYLDNVATIADTDFKRKVDARVNQMNIDLQARKTFENE; encoded by the coding sequence ATGAATCATAATTCAACTTTTCCTATAAAACAAAACGAATTAGACATGCTTCGCGATGAAGCTTCTGGTTATTTAAAAAGTATTCAATGGGAACAAAGTGACAGAGCAAAAAATAAAGATAAGGACGCAAAAGACGAATCTATTTTATTGTATTTATCGAGAGCTAATTCTGGAAGCAATGTAGAAGTTACCTCTGTTTCTAAAACTATTTTAGCGTTAAAAAAGCGTTTATTGCCAGATTCTATTGCAATACCTGTGTATTTAAATCAGACGTTGTATGCAGTGCAAGAAGGACTCACTTTAGGTATTTGGATTAAAGATAATTATTACGATTCGTCTGGTTTGTCAAGTTTGCACGAACGAAAATCGGCTTTAGATTCTCAAGGAAAAAGAGAATTTGAAAGTAAGATGCAAACAGCAACAGCGTTTCAGTTATTTGCGACTTCCTATAAAATTTTACACGATTTAAAACCACATGCTTCAGATGATTTATCTGTGATGAAGCAAAAGTTTGCGGGTATTCCAGAAGTTTCGCTTTTATCACCTTTAAAAGGAATAGCGTGTTCTTTGTTTTATTTTGATAAATATTTAGGACATCCAGAGATTGTAAAATCGGACAAGGATGTCATTGATTTTACGGTGGTTTTTTACGAGGCTTTAATTGATGAAATTCAACTTAGAAAAAGCAGTTTAGAATACACAGAAACCATTATAGACAGAACGTATAAATTAGAAAATTCTGATTTTGCCGTTTCTGGTTGGGATAATGTTTTTTCTGGAACAGCAAAAAGTATCGAGTTTAATAAAATTCAGTTTGAGCAAATTGTAGGAAATAAAGATGCCAAACATTTTGCACGTAGATTAACAGAAAGAATGTTGAGTTACGATTTTGATGCAAAGAAAAATCCGTTTCAAGAATTGGGTGGTTTTATGCCTGTTTTTATGGGATACGGGATTCCAGGAACGGGAAAATCCATGTTAATTGCGGCAATAGCAACACGACTAAAAGAACATTCAGATAATTTAGACATTCCGTTTTTATTTCATCCAATGCCAGACACGTTGATTTCTACTTTTCAAGGAGGATCTGCAGAAAAAATGGTAGAATGGATGAAGCCAATGCAAGATCCAACAAAATTAATTTTTGCACCAATTGATGATGCTGAGAATAATTTACAAGAAAGAACTACACAGGGAGTTTCTGCTGGAGTAAAAGAAGTAATCGGAGTTTTCTTACGCTATACAGAAGGTGCTTATGCGGTGAATTATGGAAATTCGTCTATCGGATTATTTACCAATTTACCAGAAATGTTAGACAAAGCGGTAATTTCTCGTGTCCAAGGTAGATTTAAAATTGACGGAGCAAGAACAGAACACGACTTTTTAGATCAAGATTATATTTGGTGGAAGAAATTTGAAAAAACAATGCCAGATTTTGTGAATATGCAAGATCCGTCTAATTATGAGTTTTTAAAAGACCAAGGTTTGACCAAAAGTATGGGCGAAATTTTAGGTTCTGTAGAAAAACCATCCGAACAAAGAGTTATGGAAGCATATGACAGAGCAGAAAAAAACCATAGATCGAATGAGCATTTGTTTTTTGCCATTTTGTATAAGGAAATTCAGAAAATATTTCCATTCTTTTCATCGAGAGATGTGCGTAATATTCAATCTGCAATTTCATTGCGATTAACAGATTTCGATTTAGAACCAGATTGGTTTGAAAATCCTGAGATTTACTTCAAACAGAAATATGAAACCAAGTTTAATATGTTGCAAGAATTAATGAAAAGCAATATGAAAGGACTTAATTTTTCTGAAATTAGAAGACAAGAAGTGGTGCGTTATTTAGACAATGTTGCCACGATTGCAGATACAGATTTTAAGAGAAAAGTAGATGCTAGAGTCAACCAAATGAACATCGATTTACAAGCAAGAAAAACATTTGAAAATGAGTAA
- a CDS encoding DUF6638 family protein yields MQKLIKANLYRSESINVSGKLVERYNKCLVKLGFTKTKLTSFSIDGVGWSPEIAKEKGVSFYLNNGEANTYAIIITPRQKGLPVYNPFNSFDRELMKMVFKKHEKTINDITRDSAVCIEFDQKIDVFYESLDVLRYKDITIKFHLIDNLFEAKEEQLQLIELFNADNNFINEDIHKKLISSAKKYGDLRERNLSIEEITFTTDSFYTKAFGGVFLLRDLVTPVLVFQNEVTYKEAIKDTTYDVLMYHISHKEMIEKLISYNVLELDLEEETTQKRYKRIQKFMFSSYLKETSHSIKDILEEGILFKSYLNKIDILSRKKIMGLELFLEKKKVSKNINPKDFIDEEMYVSLHKPHSSLLPNHQDLIWSLLVNIAPKDVLFIYWYDKEQFYKLFKNLEDSTQDWVIETICNNF; encoded by the coding sequence ATGCAAAAACTAATAAAAGCTAATTTATACAGAAGCGAGTCCATTAACGTTAGCGGAAAACTGGTAGAACGTTATAATAAATGTCTCGTAAAACTTGGTTTCACAAAAACAAAATTAACGTCATTCTCGATTGATGGAGTAGGTTGGAGTCCGGAAATAGCAAAGGAAAAAGGAGTGTCTTTTTACCTTAATAACGGTGAAGCAAATACCTACGCTATAATTATTACTCCAAGACAAAAAGGATTACCTGTTTATAATCCGTTTAATTCTTTTGATAGAGAATTGATGAAAATGGTGTTTAAAAAACATGAAAAAACGATTAATGATATTACAAGAGATTCTGCTGTTTGCATTGAGTTTGATCAAAAAATAGATGTTTTTTATGAATCTTTAGATGTTTTAAGGTACAAAGACATTACGATTAAGTTTCATTTAATTGATAATTTATTTGAAGCCAAAGAAGAGCAATTACAATTAATTGAATTATTTAACGCTGATAACAATTTTATAAACGAAGATATTCACAAGAAATTGATATCATCAGCAAAGAAATATGGAGATTTAAGAGAAAGAAATCTAAGTATAGAAGAAATAACTTTTACAACAGATTCTTTTTATACAAAGGCTTTTGGAGGTGTTTTCTTATTACGAGATTTAGTAACTCCAGTTCTTGTTTTTCAAAATGAAGTAACTTATAAAGAAGCTATAAAAGATACAACGTATGATGTTTTAATGTATCATATTTCTCATAAAGAAATGATTGAGAAATTAATAAGTTATAATGTTCTGGAATTAGATTTAGAAGAAGAAACTACTCAAAAAAGGTACAAGAGGATTCAGAAATTTATGTTTTCATCTTATTTAAAGGAAACATCACACTCTATAAAAGATATTTTAGAAGAAGGTATTTTATTTAAAAGCTATTTAAACAAAATTGATATTTTATCAAGAAAAAAAATAATGGGTTTAGAGCTCTTTTTAGAAAAAAAGAAGGTTTCTAAAAATATAAATCCGAAAGATTTTATTGATGAAGAAATGTATGTATCACTGCACAAACCACATTCTTCATTATTACCAAATCATCAAGATTTAATTTGGAGTTTATTAGTAAACATTGCGCCTAAAGATGTGTTATTTATATATTGGTATGACAAGGAACAGTTTTACAAACTTTTTAAAAATTTAGAAGATTCAACACAAGACTGGGTAATTGAAACAATTTGTAACAATTTTTAG
- a CDS encoding NUDIX domain-containing protein: MSNIRIKNSKKTLLSDNYYTLNKFNFDYQMSDGSWVHQMREVYERGHGAGILLYNTTKKTVVLIKQFRLPTFLHDNKDGFLIEIPAGLLDLDNSEQCVIRETEEEVGIRLKSVKKVYEGYSSPGVLTEKMHFFVGEYTDDMKVSEGGGLESETEDIEVLEIPFTEAVRMLNEGEIVDTRTIVLLQYAIIHKLIN; this comes from the coding sequence ATGAGTAACATCAGAATTAAAAATAGTAAAAAGACGTTATTATCAGATAATTATTACACTTTAAATAAATTCAATTTTGATTATCAAATGTCCGACGGAAGTTGGGTGCATCAAATGAGAGAAGTCTATGAACGTGGACATGGAGCAGGAATTTTGTTGTACAATACCACAAAAAAAACGGTGGTTTTAATCAAGCAATTCAGATTGCCTACTTTTTTACATGATAACAAAGACGGTTTTTTAATTGAAATACCTGCGGGTTTATTAGATTTAGACAATTCTGAGCAATGTGTCATAAGAGAAACGGAAGAAGAAGTTGGTATTCGTTTAAAATCTGTTAAAAAAGTTTATGAAGGATATTCATCACCAGGCGTATTAACAGAAAAAATGCACTTTTTTGTTGGTGAATATACAGACGATATGAAGGTGAGTGAAGGTGGAGGTTTAGAGAGTGAAACTGAAGATATTGAGGTTTTAGAAATCCCGTTTACGGAAGCTGTAAGAATGCTAAATGAAGGTGAAATAGTAGATACAAGAACCATTGTGTTGTTGCAATATGCGATTATTCATAAATTGATAAATTAA